The Nostoc sp. 'Lobaria pulmonaria (5183) cyanobiont' DNA window ACTCGACTCGACACAATCCTATAGTATACAGCATAGGGAAATCGCTGCACTATTGCTCGTCGAATATCACCGTAGACAATTACATAGGATTCTGGCATCTGAGAAATTCGATTCACCGTTTAGTCTACACAGTCTAAAAACTCGTCACCCAGAACGGGTTTCTGACTCTCGTACCAACTGTGTGCATCATTGAGTTCTTCTCGAACCTCTGGGCGAAATACCAGGACATAATTCATTGCTGCCTCTTAATTGATGCTTTGATTTCTTCCCAAGTCAGCACATTATTTGGATTTGAATTATAGTCAGAAGTTCGACGATCAAGCTCTTGCTTTTGTGCATCGGTTAAATCAGGGTAAACTTGTTCCGCAGCGATAGTATCCCAAATTGCCTGTACAATACGGATTCTATCTTCAACACTGAGAGTTGCGATTTCGTTCAAAGTAGCTGTGATATCCATACTGATTAACTTGGAGTGAGGAAGCAACTAGTACACCTTAAATATAGCGGACAAGATTTTGTCCATCCAATTGAACGCTGTATATGTTTTGCTGCTCAACAGAGCGATCGCTCGCTTTGCAGAAAATCTCAAAAACAAAGCGTAGACACGTAGCGGCTTGTCGTTAGACATCGCCTGTTGTAGAAGAGTGAGTGCGATCGCCTTACAGAAAACCTCGAAAACAAGGCTTAGACGCTTCTTCGGCTTGTCGTTAGACATCGCCTGTTGTGGAAGAGAGAGCGTTAGCGCAGCCCGCCACAGGCATCGCTTGTTGTGGAAGAGTGGTGCGGCGGTTATAACTCCAAAATGCAATTGCTCCTATAAAATGATAATGATATTGATTAAGCTTTTTACCTCTGATTCTGTTTGTTCAACAACTCTTAAAACCCAAAAGCTAAAGCATCCAACATATATTTACTTTTATCCCGTCCCACTTCCAGATAGATTTCCAATAATTCTTCATAAGCAGTTGCTCCCCCTATAATATTCCAAAACTCATTTCCGATAATTACAGCCTCTTCAAAAGGTAAATAGCTTTTTGCCTGCGTCCATTTATAATCAGCTTTGGTAATACCATATGGATTATAAGGCATAGCATAGTAAGCTTGTAATTGAGGACGGTTTACACCGCGTAGTAAATGAAATCTAAGTAGACGTTGCAATACTTCTAAACATTGTCCTTTGTTTGGTTTAGGAGCTTTGATTTCAAATAAGAATTCTGTGCCGTCTTTCGCCAGAATATAAAGATCAGCGCGAACAATCTTCATTTCTAAATCATCACTACGACGAGCATTAATAACTGCTGTTATCATCTGCTCAAAAGATGGCTTGGGTTGTTCTTTTTTCGTAGCAGATTCGTAATTTTGTTTCTGAAGTTCAGCTTCTGCAAAAGCAGCAATACTTACTTGCGATTTAATATCATAATTTCGACGTACATCTTGATGATGTTCTAGAGCAATTAAGCGAGCGCATTCTTCAAAAGAATTACCTAGCTTCGTACTCAAACCTCTTTCAAATTGGTTGATACGTATTAATTCTGGTGGAATCAGTGCTGCTTGAAATGGTTTCAATTCTCCATTATATGAGAATCTTGATAAATACTCTGCTGCATTATCTGGCTTTAAAATTTTACGCCCTTTATACTCATCAACAAGAGCCTTAATAAATCCTTCTAGATAACCTTTAATTACTGCACGAGTGTTTGAACTAATAGCTACCATGTTTTATTTGATTTTATTTAACCTATGAAAATTATTTTTAACAAAGCTTTTGCTAAATGGTAAACGACAGGAACAGAAACCGCATTACCAAATTGATGCTTGGCTGTACTCTCACTTTCAGCGATTTTAAAAGTTTCTGGAAATCCTTGTAATCTAGCGTAATCTTTGGCTGTTAAAGGTTTATAGTTCTTTTTAACATAAATTTCTTGAATAAAAGTTTGCTTATATGCTTCTGGTTCCTTACATTCTATAGATATAGTTGCAACAAAGTCTCTAGTTCCAGTTGCTGTTAAAGTTCCAATAGCCTCAGCATGAGGCAAGAATATTTTAGAAATGCCATTAATTCCCGAAGAAATTTTAGAATTAATAAATTCATAGCCTTTACTCTCGATAAGACGTAGAATTTCTTTGGCTACTAAAGTATTTATTTCTTCCATCTGTAAACTAGGAATGAGAGCTTGTAATACTTCAAATTCTAAAGGATTACCATCTTTGAGTCCATAAATTTTCTTTCTTCTATTTCTCAATATAGTTTGACAAATGAACTTTTCTCTTAAAGTTGTTTCTATTAAGTCCCAAGAATGAATAGTAGTATGTCCATCTCTAATATCAGCAAAAGTGAAAAAATCATTTAATTCATCTATTTTTTGAAATCTGCCTCTAGAACCTGGAATTTTACCATCAAAAAATAAAATTTCTGGGGGAAATTTTTTTTTCGCAAAATTACTATGTTGAATACCAGCAATTACATCATAAAGTTTTAGCTGTTTATCTAAGGAGTTAGGAAAGGTAAAAGCCCAGCATTTTTCCAGATTATTTCTAATCCCAACAATAAATATCCTGTCTCTATCTTGAGGTAAACCAAAATCGTAGGAATTAAGTACCTGGTATTTAACTACATAACCACATGCTGTCAGATTATTAAGTATATACTCTAGGCTTTTTCTATTTCTTGGCTCTGTTAAACCTTTAACATTTTCAAATATAAATGCCTTCGGTTGGTTAGCTTTAACGACTCTAAAAACATCAATCCATAGCTTACCTCTAGGGTCGTCTAAACCTTGTAATTTACCAGCTATTGACCAAGGTTGACAAGGAACACCCCCAACTAACAAATCTATTTCAAACGGGAGCTTATTTAAATTAGTAATATCTCCTAAATATGCTTCCTCAACATTGGCATAACGAATAAAATTATTTTGGTAAACTTTAATAGCCTCTTTATCAATTTCTGAATAGCCTAGACATATTCCTCCTAACTCTTGCAGAGGAATTCTAAATCCACCTATGCCAGCGAATAAATCTATAAATGTAAATTTTGATTGAAAACTTATAACATTTGCTGATTCAAATAATTGAAATAATTCTAGTTGTTGAGCATAAACACTTGTTACCATGTGTTTGTTTTTGATCATGCCTGATTCATAAATAAGATAGCAAATTTGGGCAGGCAAGATGCCTGCCCTTCAATGACTATTCTATTCCTTCAATCCGGTCTTCAACTTCTTGGTACAACTCACGTAGGCGGTCTAAATTCTCCTCGCTAGTCTCCCAATAACCGCGTCCATTCACTTCCAACAAAGTTGATACAATCTTGCGGAAAGAATGGGGATTGAGGTTCAGCAACCGTTTTTGCATTTCTTCATCTTTGATGAAGGTTTCGTTAGTATCCTCGTAAATCCAGTTATCCACAGCGCCGGCTGTTGCACTCCAACCTGTTGTATTTACTAACCGTTTGGAGAGTTCGCGCACACCTTCATAACCGTGATTCAGCATCCCCTCATACCATTTGGGATTTAATAATTTGGTACGGGCATCTAAGCGCACAGTTTCTGATAATGTCCGCACTTGAGCGTTAGCTGTG harbors:
- a CDS encoding type II toxin-antitoxin system RelE/ParE family toxin; translated protein: MNRISQMPESYVIVYGDIRRAIVQRFPYAVYYRIVSSRVIVTAIFHGRRDPKSWQTPT
- a CDS encoding addiction module protein, which gives rise to MDITATLNEIATLSVEDRIRIVQAIWDTIAAEQVYPDLTDAQKQELDRRTSDYNSNPNNVLTWEEIKASIKRQQ
- a CDS encoding TdeIII family type II restriction endonuclease — its product is MVAISSNTRAVIKGYLEGFIKALVDEYKGRKILKPDNAAEYLSRFSYNGELKPFQAALIPPELIRINQFERGLSTKLGNSFEECARLIALEHHQDVRRNYDIKSQVSIAAFAEAELQKQNYESATKKEQPKPSFEQMITAVINARRSDDLEMKIVRADLYILAKDGTEFLFEIKAPKPNKGQCLEVLQRLLRFHLLRGVNRPQLQAYYAMPYNPYGITKADYKWTQAKSYLPFEEAVIIGNEFWNIIGGATAYEELLEIYLEVGRDKSKYMLDALAFGF
- a CDS encoding DNA cytosine methyltransferase; its protein translation is MPAQICYLIYESGMIKNKHMVTSVYAQQLELFQLFESANVISFQSKFTFIDLFAGIGGFRIPLQELGGICLGYSEIDKEAIKVYQNNFIRYANVEEAYLGDITNLNKLPFEIDLLVGGVPCQPWSIAGKLQGLDDPRGKLWIDVFRVVKANQPKAFIFENVKGLTEPRNRKSLEYILNNLTACGYVVKYQVLNSYDFGLPQDRDRIFIVGIRNNLEKCWAFTFPNSLDKQLKLYDVIAGIQHSNFAKKKFPPEILFFDGKIPGSRGRFQKIDELNDFFTFADIRDGHTTIHSWDLIETTLREKFICQTILRNRRKKIYGLKDGNPLEFEVLQALIPSLQMEEINTLVAKEILRLIESKGYEFINSKISSGINGISKIFLPHAEAIGTLTATGTRDFVATISIECKEPEAYKQTFIQEIYVKKNYKPLTAKDYARLQGFPETFKIAESESTAKHQFGNAVSVPVVYHLAKALLKIIFIG